The sequence AAACTACTCAGTGCACTTTCAATCGAGCACTTTACTCGATGATCTTTGCGACTACGCCGGCACCAACGGTACGCCCACCTTCGCGAATCGCGAAGCGTAGACCATCTTCCATGGCAATCGGAGCAATCAGCGTTACTACCATCTTCACGTT is a genomic window of Marinobacter antarcticus containing:
- a CDS encoding EF-Tu C-terminal domain-related protein encodes the protein NVKMVVTLIAPIAMEDGLRFAIREGGRTVGAGVVAKIIE